Proteins from a single region of Palaemon carinicauda isolate YSFRI2023 chromosome 1, ASM3689809v2, whole genome shotgun sequence:
- the Ak1 gene encoding LOW QUALITY PROTEIN: adenylate kinase isoenzyme 1 (The sequence of the model RefSeq protein was modified relative to this genomic sequence to represent the inferred CDS: deleted 1 base in 1 codon), whose translation MAVERKQLDLNPLREAKLPVIFVLGGPGCGKGTQCDKIVSQYGFTHLSSGDLLREEVASGSERGKALNAIMEKGDLVPLEVVLDLLAEAMLQRVSTSKGFLIDGYPREQAQGVQFEQSILPCTKVLYFEVPDEVMVERLLNRAKTSGRVDDNEETIKKRLATFHKHSEPVIDYYKDKCSTIVALGSPDEVFAEVKNALSALN comes from the exons GCTGTCGAGAGGAAGCAGTTGGATCTCAACCCCCTGAGGGAAGCGAAACTCCCTGTTATTTTCGTCCTTG GTGGTCCTGGATGTGGCAAGGGAACACAGTGTGACAAGATCGTTAGCCAATATGGCTTCACTCACCTCTCATCCGGTGACCTCCTCAGGGAAGAAGTCGCCTCAGGATCGGAGCGAGGCAAGGCCCTCAACGCCATCATGGAGAAG GGTGACCTCGTCCCTCTG GAGGTAGTGTTGGACCTTCTAGCCGAGGCTATGCTCCAGAGGGTATCAACTTCCAAGGGCTTCCTCATCGACGGTTACCCTCGCGAGCAGGCCCAGGGTGTCCAGTTCGAGCAGTCA ATTCTTCCCTGCACCAAGGTCCTGTATTTTGAAGTCCCAGACGAAGTCATGGTGGAGCGTCTGCTGAACCGCGCCAAGACCTCAGGTCGTGTTGATGACAACGAAGAGACCATCAAGAAGAGGCTGGCCACTTTCCACAAGCACTCCGAGCCCGTCATTGACTATTACAAGGACAAATGCAGCACAATCGTAGCCTTGGGCTCCCCCGACGAAGTCTTTGCCGAAGTCAAGAACGCCCTCAGCGCACTCAATTAA